The genomic window ACAATAATTCTTCGTTGATTTGTTGGGATTTATcctttaatgaatttttggATGTTTGTAAgaatgaattcaaatttggGTTGATTGTTCTCGTTGGTGATCTTCTAGGGAaaacagaagaagaaaatgaaaagcTAGAAGGTATAGAAGAAATTAGTGTTGATAATGAGTCGCAACAAATTGATATGAATTCTCAATTATTTGTCGATAAGATCTTGAATGATGAACGTATTGTTCAATTACTACGAAGTCATTCTGATGATTTAATAGTTTATTTCGGGTCTGTTGTGGAGTTAGAAACATGGTTGATTGCAaaacaattgaatttgaagtaTACACCTGAATGTTTACTGATTGGAAATGTAATGAATGGGAATGGTAATGTTACTAAATTATCCATATTGAGTAAATTGAAAGTCACCACAGTGAAAAGATTTACCAAATCATTCAATAGTGCCGTTGCGAAATATCAACCTGAATTAGTTATCAGTAggaatgaaaaaaatgaactAGACTTAGCAAGACAAATTAAGTTATCTCAGGAAGAAGCATAtgaaaattcattgaaacaAGATCAATTAAAGGAACAACAAAAGGAGATGGAACGTCAAACCATGGAATTAATGAAAcgtaaagaagaaatgatgaaaattgaagaaagttATAAACATGTCAAATGGCTGCATTCCTGTTTGCAaatattagaagatgattaTTCGAAGAAGCCTGAGGGATCAGAGCCTCAAAAGATGGCAACATTACAAATCAGAACCTCACAAGGAACTAGACTTGTTCGTAAATTTGATAGCAGGGCCACGCTACAtgacatatatataaatattggCTGCCACTTGTTTTTGGATAACCATTCATTAGATCTTAATGAATGGACAAAAAGTATTGttgataaaattaaaaatttaagTGACAATGATACTGTGTTGTGTTTCAAAGATAGAGAGATAATAGAggatgaaattattgatgatgCAAACGAATTACGAgctattattaatgaagaattgattaaatGGGAATCGCAACTCATTGGCAATAGTGAGATGCATGGTGATATGGAAACTTTTGAAttagattttgattttgaattaGTTTCGCCTTTCCCAAGATTCATTGTTCCTACAGATAAGAACATGACAGTGAAAGAAGTTACACAATTATGGCCCAATGGAAGTTTGCTTGTAGAAAAAATTGCAGCTGCtgaggaagatgaagaggaagaggagGAACTCGAAAACTAATAAAGCCACTATAGGGGCGCATGAACGTTCTCATCCTTATATATTCTACATATATGTACCCATTAGATAGAAGTGAGATTTACgtatatcttttttttgttgttttttataATCACACGAAAGTATTTCCAATAGTTAACCACTTTCCATTGAAACATCATTGATTAATTAGTTAGTTGACCTCCTGTGAATAGACTATATCTGTCGTTTGAGTGAAGAATCTGCGAcgtatttttttaatttcgCGTTCGGTTACCGCATTTTTTTACGTGGATGTTGTTTTTTGGTTGAATATGAGAATTGAGGAACTGGAAAAAACTCGAATTAATGAACCACGTTAACATTTAACAACAAGcaagatttgaatttgcATTCTGCatcaagaaaagaaagcGATAATATAGCAATACTACGACAGTAATCTAACGAACAATGAAGACGATCAGACAACTTAGTGTGGTACTATTCTTAACTCTATTGAATTTGGCATTTGGTTTACATTTAGATATCGAAGCTAAGCAAGAATCTGACCCGGAACCAGTTTGTATTCGTGATTTCGTCAGTGAAGGTCAATTAGTTGTTATCAATATCGATTCTGATGGTCGTGTTGGTGATGGACAACAATTGAATGTCTTTGTTCGTGATTCTAATGGGAATGAATATCGTCGAAAGAATGATTTTGCCGGTAACGTTCGTGTCGCTTTTACTGCACCATCAAGTACATCATTCGATGTTTGTTTAGTCAATATGGGTACTAAAGGTATGAAGAGATCTGTTGAATTAGATATTGAAAGTGGTTCTGAAGCTCGTGACTGGAATCAAATCAGTGCTAATGAGAAATTGAAACCAATCGAAGTAGAATTaagaagaattgaagaattaacTGATGAAATCGTTGATGAATTacaatatttgaaaaacagAGAGGAAAGATTAAGAGATACTAATGAATCGACTAATAGAAGAGTTAGAAATTTCTCTATCTTGATCATTATTGTCTTAGCTTCATTGGGGGCATGGCAAATTACTTACTTAAAAAGATATTTCAGAACCAAGCATATCATCTagacaaaaaaatatcaaaatataaCGCGATCTTTTTTGGTTTTCTATATAGTAACCTATGTGTATATTGTATTAATGCTAAAATCGTAAATATCCCAATTTACCTAATATTATAGCGAAATCTAAATATGTCATATAAACTCTTTTCCCACTTGTTGCACATGTCATCATTTGAATGATACCAGAAGATTGATCCAAATCAGCAAATGTTGctattttttgtaaatctttCACACTCAAGATATGGTTCACCAATATAACATGCGGATATTGTTTATCCCGACCAGAACAAGTAACCATCAATTGCCAAagattattaataatttcagaATTATCTAGGAAGATTAATAACTCGTATGTAGCTCTCacaattttattgaaatcaataatattagtCCCCTCTACGACTACATTATCCACAGGAACAAGTTTATAAAGATCACGAGGTAATTGTAATAGTTCGAAAAAGtcattcaaatcattagtATTCATGTCATGATTTAAATTAAATCCAACAAGTGCATTCAgaatttcatcttcaatttcatcaggAACAGTTGCATTTATGAATTTATCCACTTGTTCTTGAGACACCTTAGCAGATGTTTTATTGTCATGACCTGCCATTACCTGTTACCATCTACGAGTACATTGACAAAGATAGTTTATCCGACGTCTTTGTTATCCTCCATTCCTTCCCTAACCATCTTCTTCCTAATATAGTCTAGTCTATTCTAATAGTTTCTGAGGGAAATTTCACGAACGCCCTGATCTTCCTATATTAGGGTTTTCTTTAGTTGCCCTtgtcaataatttttcagccctaaagaaaaaaggaaaaaatcGAATAAAACAGTGGCGAACTTCATCAAAACGCATTGACTACCATAAGAACAAGTTCATGATTCATGAACAAGAAGGAGAACGAATAAGATATGTCACTTAGATAAGAAGGCAAACCATTCTTTTATATTTCTACCTAGCATCAAAAAATAGCATACGaatcatttatttcaaCCTCCTGAACTCTAATTGACACTTATATTTAGCAGAAGCAAAGAAATCTCTAATAAAAGTAAATACATTACGATGAGTGATAAAGAGAATAGTTTGGATACGTCCACTTCTGATACTACTCCTAAAACAGCCACATCGGATCAAGTTTCACCTCCTGTTGAAGATGTTGCTTCTACAGCTTCTAGTGACGACAAGAAGAGACCAAGAGATGATGGCAAAGATGTTGAAAATTCCACAGAAAATAAGGAAGGAGAATCTAGTAAAGAAACTGAAAACAACGATGATAACAATGATAACAATGAAAATGAcaatggtgatgatgatgatgatgatgatgatgacgatgacgatgacgacgatgaagatgaagaacaaCCTGCAAAAAGGCGCCgtcaagaaagaaatagatTCTTAGATATTGAAGCTGAAGTCagtgaagatgaagaggacgaagaggatgaagaagattcaGAATTAGTTCGTGAAGGTTTCATTACTCATGAAGctgatgaagaggaaggCGCTACTGCCAGTGGAAGAAGTGATAAATTACATCGACAACTAGATCAAGATTTGAATAAGACTTCTGAAGAAGACGCGCAAAGATTAGCTAAGGAATTAAGAGAACGTTATGGTAGAAGTAGTTCCAAACAATATAGAGCTGCAGCCCAAAGTGGGTACGTTCCTCAAAGATTCTTATTACCAAGTGTTGATACTGCAACAGTTTGGGGTGTCCGTTGTAGACCCGGtaaggaaaaggaattagTCCGtaaattgttgaagaaaaaatttaatcTGGATAGAGCTATGggtaagaaaaaattgaaaattctTTCCATTTTCCAAAGAGACAACTATGTGGGTAGAATTTATATTGAAGCTCCAAAGCAATCtgtcattgaaaaattctgtAACGGTGTTCCAGATATTTATATTGcacaaaaattattgattcCAGTTCAAgaattaccattattgtTGAAACCAAATAAATCAGATGATGTCACTTTATCAGAAGGTAACTACGTTCGTATCAAACGTGGTATCTATAGAGGAGATTTGGCCCTAGTAGATCAAATTAGTGAGAATAATTTAGACGTCATGTTGAAAATTGTACCTCGTTTAGATTATGGTAAATTCGATGAAATTGATCCAGTAACTAATCAACGTAAATCTAAGAGAGCCACATATGCACATAGAGCACCAGCTCAACTATTTAACCCAACGATGGCATTAAGATTAGATCAAGctaatttatataaaagagATGATCATCATTTCACTTACAAAAACGAAGATTATATCGATGGTTACCTTTACAAATCGTTTAGAATACAATATGTGGAAACGAAAAATATACAACCTACTGTGGAAGAACTAGCTAAGTTTGGTTCCAAAGACGGTGCAGTTGATTTAACAACAATTTCTCAAACTATTAAGAAGGCACAAGCAGCAAGAGTTACTTTTCAACCAGGTGATCGTGTTGAGATATTAAGCGGGGAACAACGTGGATCAAAGGGTATTGTCGTCGGTACTACTACTGACATTGCCACTGTTAAATTACCAAGCTACCCATTGAAACCATTAGAATTCCcagtattatcattacGAAAGATTTTCGAACCTGGTGATCATGTAACTATCATTAATGGTGAACATCAAGGTGATGCTGGTTTAGTGTTAATGGTTGATCAAGGTCAAGTGACATTCATGTCTAATCAAAATAGAGAAGAAGTTACCATTACAGCAAATAACTTATCTAAATCTATTGATTCTACTCCAACGTCGAGTGAATATTCATTACATGATATCATTGAATTAAGTGCCAAAAATGTTGCTTGTATTATTCAAGCCGGTCACGATATATTTAAGGTAATTGACGAAACTGGTAAAGTCTCTACGATTACTAAAGGAACAATATTAGGTAAGGTGAATACGGCTCGTTCTCGTGTAACGACAGTGGATGGGAATGgtaatgaaattaagaTCGGTGATAGTATTGTAGAGAAATTGGGTGCTCGTCGAGAGGGTCaagtattatatattcaaactCAACAGATCTTTGTTGTCTCTAAAAAGATAGCGGAAAATGCTGGTGTCTTTGTTGTTAATCCAGCCAATGTGGAAACTGTTTCTGCTaaggaaaatttattgaataataaattggatctaaataaaatgaatcCAGATATAATTTCGCAAATGGGACCACCAGGATCGTCATCGCCAAATAcaacttttcaaaaacCACAAATGAGGACAGGTCGTGAAGTCGCGCTAGGTAAAACTGTACGAATTCGTCTTGCTGGTTATAAAGGTCAATTAGGTATAGTTAAAGATGTTAATGGTGATAAAGCTACTGTTGAATTACATTCCAAGAATAAACATATTACTGTTGACAAAACTAAATTACTATATTACAATCGTGAAGGTGGTGAAGGTATTACATACGAAGAACTAGTGAATAGACGTGGTAGAGTCCCACAAGCAAGATTGGGTCCAAGTTATGTCAGTGCTCCAAGACATATGAACAGTATGTCTCAAGTTGGACAAGTTGGTGCTCCATTAAGTGGTGGTATGACTCCAGGTTGGAGTTCGTTTGATGGTGGTAAGACGCCTGCAGTTGGCGCTCATGGGTCTTCATCTAGTGTTGGTTCTACATCTACATGGGGTGGTGCTTCAACTTGGGCAGGCCAAGGTGCAGCTGGTGCCGCATCAACATGGGGTGGTGGTGGTGCCTCAGCCTGGGGTGGCCAAGGTGGTAACACGTCTACATGGGGTGGACAAGGTGGTGCTACATCTACGTGGGGTGGGGCTTCAGCTTGGGGTAATAAATC from Naumovozyma dairenensis CBS 421 chromosome 3, complete genome includes these protein-coding regions:
- the ERV25 gene encoding Erv25p (similar to Saccharomyces cerevisiae ERV25 (YML012W); ancestral locus Anc_5.540), whose translation is MKTIRQLSVVLFLTLLNLAFGLHLDIEAKQESDPEPVCIRDFVSEGQLVVINIDSDGRVGDGQQLNVFVRDSNGNEYRRKNDFAGNVRVAFTAPSSTSFDVCLVNMGTKGMKRSVELDIESGSEARDWNQISANEKLKPIEVELRRIEELTDEIVDELQYLKNREERLRDTNESTNRRVRNFSILIIIVLASLGAWQITYLKRYFRTKHII
- the RAD33 gene encoding Rad33p (similar to Saccharomyces cerevisiae RAD33 (YML011C); ancestral locus Anc_5.539) — translated: MAGHDNKTSAKVSQEQVDKFINATVPDEIEDEILNALVGFNLNHDMNTNDLNDFFELLQLPRDLYKLVPVDNVVVEGTNIIDFNKIVRATYELLIFLDNSEIINNLWQLMVTCSGRDKQYPHVILVNHILSVKDLQKIATFADLDQSSGIIQMMTCATSGKRVYMTYLDFAIILGKLGYLRF
- the UBX2 gene encoding Ubx2p (similar to Saccharomyces cerevisiae UBX2 (YML013W); ancestral locus Anc_5.543) — its product is MGQQSKTDSTRYKKKRRTITQIMPIITSGAQEFHLSHEEEDKLNEFQTITNFPEDEIPNIIKLLQNNGWNLEISLSRYFDNDWKESLNAPPVPSHPLASPPLPVDDNLNQALPLRPAANDFNPFPFIPQLRLISKLPLGFKEKYRMIGLQPTAKSSLSSTNPLIFMLMILPNLIFKLGSFIWSLLTMGLFKGKEEKANNVIGEGKYRICSIPKNPQYVEFNEIQKNKLKMIVDDFTALADEKKDNNSSLICWDLSFNEFLDVCKNEFKFGLIVLVGDLLGKTEEENEKLEGIEEISVDNESQQIDMNSQLFVDKILNDERIVQLLRSHSDDLIVYFGSVVELETWLIAKQLNLKYTPECLLIGNVMNGNGNVTKLSILSKLKVTTVKRFTKSFNSAVAKYQPELVISRNEKNELDLARQIKLSQEEAYENSLKQDQLKEQQKEMERQTMELMKRKEEMMKIEESYKHVKWLHSCLQILEDDYSKKPEGSEPQKMATLQIRTSQGTRLVRKFDSRATLHDIYINIGCHLFLDNHSLDLNEWTKSIVDKIKNLSDNDTVLCFKDREIIEDEIIDDANELRAIINEELIKWESQLIGNSEMHGDMETFELDFDFELVSPFPRFIVPTDKNMTVKEVTQLWPNGSLLVEKIAAAEEDEEEEEELEN
- the SPT5 gene encoding transcription elongation factor SPT5 (similar to Saccharomyces cerevisiae SPT5 (YML010W); ancestral locus Anc_5.538) — translated: MSDKENSLDTSTSDTTPKTATSDQVSPPVEDVASTASSDDKKRPRDDGKDVENSTENKEGESSKETENNDDNNDNNENDNGDDDDDDDDDDDDDDDEDEEQPAKRRRQERNRFLDIEAEVSEDEEDEEDEEDSELVREGFITHEADEEEGATASGRSDKLHRQLDQDLNKTSEEDAQRLAKELRERYGRSSSKQYRAAAQSGYVPQRFLLPSVDTATVWGVRCRPGKEKELVRKLLKKKFNLDRAMGKKKLKILSIFQRDNYVGRIYIEAPKQSVIEKFCNGVPDIYIAQKLLIPVQELPLLLKPNKSDDVTLSEGNYVRIKRGIYRGDLALVDQISENNLDVMLKIVPRLDYGKFDEIDPVTNQRKSKRATYAHRAPAQLFNPTMALRLDQANLYKRDDHHFTYKNEDYIDGYLYKSFRIQYVETKNIQPTVEELAKFGSKDGAVDLTTISQTIKKAQAARVTFQPGDRVEILSGEQRGSKGIVVGTTTDIATVKLPSYPLKPLEFPVLSLRKIFEPGDHVTIINGEHQGDAGLVLMVDQGQVTFMSNQNREEVTITANNLSKSIDSTPTSSEYSLHDIIELSAKNVACIIQAGHDIFKVIDETGKVSTITKGTILGKVNTARSRVTTVDGNGNEIKIGDSIVEKLGARREGQVLYIQTQQIFVVSKKIAENAGVFVVNPANVETVSAKENLLNNKLDLNKMNPDIISQMGPPGSSSPNTTFQKPQMRTGREVALGKTVRIRLAGYKGQLGIVKDVNGDKATVELHSKNKHITVDKTKLLYYNREGGEGITYEELVNRRGRVPQARLGPSYVSAPRHMNSMSQVGQVGAPLSGGMTPGWSSFDGGKTPAVGAHGSSSSVGSTSTWGGASTWAGQGAAGAASTWGGGGASAWGGQGGNTSTWGGQGGATSTWGGASAWGNKSSYGGVSTWASGGEANGAASTWGGASKHANAGGASTWAANNEGGTSTWGGASKHAGNSSTWGGNTDNSQQH